A stretch of Triticum aestivum cultivar Chinese Spring chromosome 1D, IWGSC CS RefSeq v2.1, whole genome shotgun sequence DNA encodes these proteins:
- the LOC123182478 gene encoding phosphoglycerate kinase, chloroplastic-like: MASTAAPPAAIVARRAASASVAAAPLRRAAGCQPARSLAFAAGADPRLAVHVASRCRAASAARGTRAVATMAKKSVGDLTAADLEGKRVLVRADLNVPLDDNQNITDDTRIRAAIPTIKYLLSNGAKVILTSHLGRPKGVTPKFSLAPLVPRLSELLGIEVKKAEDVIGPEVEKLVADLANGAVLLLENVRFYKEEEKNDPEFAKKLASLADLFVNDAFGTAHRAHASTEGVTKFLKPSVAGFLLQKELDYLDGAVSNPKRPFAAIVGGSKVSSKIGVIESLLEKCDILLLGGGMIFTFYKAQGLSVGSSLVEEDKLELATSLLAKAKAKGVSLLLPSDVIIADKFAPDANSQTVPASAIPDGWMGLDIGPDSVKTFNDALDTTQTIIWNGPMGVFEFDKFAVGTESIAKKLAELSKKGVTTIIGGGDSVAAVEKVGVADVMSHISTGGGASLELLEGKELPGVVALDEGVMTRSVSV, from the exons ATGGCGtccaccgccgcgccgcccgccgccatcgTCGCCCGCCGCGCCGCGTCTGCGTCCGTGGCCGCCGCGCCGCTCCGGCGCGCGGCCGGGTGCCAGCCGGCGCGCTCGCTGGCGTTCGCGGCCGGCGCCGACCCGCGCCTCGCGGTCCACGTCGCGTCGCGCTGCCGTGCCGCGTCCGCCGCGCGCGGGACCCGCGCCGTCGCCACCATGGCCAAGAAGAGCGTCGGGGACCTCACCGCCGCCGACCTCGAGGGCAAGCGCGTGCTCGTGCGGGCCGACCTCAACGTGCCGCTCGACGACAACCAGAACATCACCGACGATACCCGCATCCGCGCCGCCATCCCCACCATCAAGTACCTCCTCAGCAACGGCGCCAAGGTCATCCTCACCAGCCACTTG GGTCGTCCTAAGGGTGTTACTCCTAAGTTTagcttggctccccttgtgccacGATTATCCGAGCTTCTTGGCATTGAG gTGAAAAAAGCAGAAGATGTTATCGGCCCAGAAGTTGAAAAATTGGTGGCTGACCTGGCAAATGGTGCTGTTTTGCTCCTGGAAAACGTAAGATTTtacaaggaagaggagaagaatGACCCAGAGTTTGCAAAGAAGCTTGCTTCACTGGCAGATCTGTTTGTAAACGATGCATTCGGAACAGCCCACAGAGCACATGCCTCGACTGAGGGAGTTACCAAGTTCTTGAAGCCTTCTGTTGCTGGATTCCTTTTGCAGAAG GAACTTGACTACCTGGATGGAGCTGTTTCAAACCCTAAGCGCCCATTCGCTGCCATTGTGGGTGGCTCAAAGGTGTCGTCCAAGATTGGGGTTATCGAATCCCTGTTGGAGAAGTGTGATATCCTTCTTTTGGGTGGTGGTATGATCTTCACATTTTACAAGGCACAAGGACTCTCAGTTGGTTCTTCCTTGGTTGAGGAAGATAAACTTGAGCTGGCAACATCTCTCCttgcaaaggcaaaggcaaagggtGTCTCCCTTCTGTTGCCATCTGACGTTATCATTGCTGATAAGTTTGCTCCTGATGCTAACAGTCAG ACCGTCCCTGCATCTGCAATTCCTGATGGTTGGATGGGGCTGGACATTGGCCCAGATTCAGTCAAAACATTTAATGATGCCCTGGACACAACACAGACAATCATTTGGAACGGACCAATGGGTGTCTTTGAATTTGACAAGTTTGCAGTAGGAACTGAG TCTATTGCAAAGAAGTTGGCCGAGCTTAGCAAAAAGGGCGTTACAACTATCATTGGAGGCGGAGACTCCGTTGCGGCTGTTGAGAAGGTGGGAGTGGCTGATGTTATGAGCCACATCTCAACTGGTGGTGGCGCCAGCTTGGAGTTGTTGGAAGGAAAGGAGCTT